A single window of Coffea eugenioides isolate CCC68of chromosome 7, Ceug_1.0, whole genome shotgun sequence DNA harbors:
- the LOC113777587 gene encoding probable alpha-mannosidase At5g13980, with amino-acid sequence MNLFDYNVQDRVNDFVAAAFSQANITRTNHVMWTMGTDFKYQYARTWFRNMDKLIHYVNEDGRVNALYSTPSIYTEAKYASKESWPLKTDDYFPYADRINAYWTGYFTSRPAIKRYVRILSGYYLAARQLEFFKGRNEAGPSTDSLGDALGIAQHHDAVTGTEQQHVANDYAKRLSIGYKEAEDVISTSLAYIAQSSSESGLKLQQCPLLNISYCPPSEVNLSPGKKLVVVIYNSLGWKRSEIVKIPVVSANVIVQDSTGKEIESQILPVVDAAMALREFYATANVGKSPVGGPLYWLAFKVVVPPLGFSTYTVTSGKRAATTSVREKFYRSDGNQNDAIEVGPGNLKLVYSGSDGKLTGYINGKNMVKSSLEQSYSYYVGDDGTKDVAPVVPQASGAYVFRPNSTFPIQSQEKIPITVLRGPLFDEVHQSVTSWIYQITRVYKEKQHAEVEFIVGPIPINDGLGKEVVTQLTTTIKNNKTFYTDSNGRDFLERIRDYRSDWNLQVNQPVAGNYYPINLGIYMKDKDTEFSILVDRSVGGSSIFDGQLELMLHRRLLVDDSRGVAEALNETVCIPSACKGLTVQGKLYFRIDPLGEGAKWRRSFGQEIYSPLLLAFSEQDGDEMTNFKVPTFTGIDPSYSLPDNVALITLQELANGEVLIRLAHLYEVGEDKDLSVPARVELKKLFPNKQIIQITETSLSANQKREDMEKKRLVWSAEGSTHKSQRVSRGGPVDPIKLVVELAPMEIRTFLINFSKKLSTL; translated from the exons ATGAATTTGTTTGATTACAATGTTCAAGATCGTGTGAATGATTTTGTTGCTGCTGCTTTTTCACAG GCTAATATTACTCGAACAAATCATGTCATGTGGACCATGGGAACAGATTTCAAGTATCAGTATGCTCGGACATGGTTTCGGAACATGGACAAGCTCATTCATTATGTCAATGAA GATGGCCGCGTCAATGCATTATATTCAACACCATCAATTTATACTGAGGCAAAATATGCTTCTAAAGAGTCCTGGCCTCTTAAAACTGATGATTATTTCCC ATATGCAGACCGCATTAATGCTTATTGGACTGGATATTTTACCAGCAGACCTGCAATTAAACGCTATGTTAGAATCTTGAGTGGGTACTATTTG GCAGCTAGGCAACTCGAATTTTtcaaaggaagaaatgaagctgGACCAAGCACTGACTCATTGGGTGATGCATTAGGGATTGCTCAACATCATGATGCTGTCACTGGAACAGAACAGCAACATGTGGCAAATGACTATGCCAAACGTCTATCAATAGGTTACAAGGAG GCTGAAGATGTGATTTCTACTTCACTCGCTTATATAGCACAATCATCATCAGAGTCTGGACTTAAATTACAACAG TGCCCACTTCTGAACATAAGTTATTGTCCTCCATCTGAAGTTAATTTATCTCCTGGGAAAAAATTA GTGGTCGTGATCTATAACTCCTTGGGGTGGAAAAGATCCGAGATTGTGAAAATTCCT GTTGTCAGCGCGAATGTCATTGTTCAAGATTCCACTGGAAAAGAAATCGAATCACAGATCCTTCCTGTAGTTGATGCTGCAATGGCCCTACGGGAATTTTATGCAACTGCAAATGTTGGAAAATCCCCTGTAGGAGGCCCCCTATATTGGCTTGCTTTCAAAGTGGTGGTTCCTCCTCTAGGTTTTAGCACATACACTGTCACTAGTGGTAAAAGAGCAG CTACTACTTCAGTAAGGGAGAAGTTCTACAGATCTGATGGGAATCAAAATGATGCTATTGAAGTAGGGCCTGGGAATTTGAAGCTTGTATACTCTGGAAGTGACGGAAAACTGACTGGATATATTAATGGCAAAAACATg GTCAAGTCCTCTCTAGAGCAATCTTATAGTTATTATGTTGGAGATGATGGTACTAAGGATGTTGCACCTGTGGTGCCTCAG gcTTCTGGAGCATATGTTTTCCGGCCTAACTCCACATTTCCCATCCAGTCTCAAGAAAAG ATACCAATTACAGTTCTTAGGGGACCGCTCTTTGATGAAGTTCATCAGAGTGTAACTTCGTGGATATATCAG ATTACACGAGTCTACAAGGAAAAGCAGCATGCTGAGGTTGAGTTCATT GTTGGCCCCATACCCATTAATGATGGACTTGGCAAAGAGGTAGTAACACAACTTACCACCACCATCAAGAACAATAAAACATTCTATACAGATTCTAATGGTCGAGATTTCCTTGAACGG ATTCGGGACTACAGATCTGACTGGAACCTTCAAGTGAACCAGCCTGTGGCAGGAAACTATTACCCA ATCAATCTTGGAATTTATATGAAAGATAAGGACACCGAGTTCTCAATCTTGGTTGATAGATCTGTTGGAGGATCTAGCATTTTTGATGGGCAATTGGAACTGATGCTTCACAG GAGACTGCTTGTTGATGATAGTAGAGGCGTTGCAGAGGCATTAAATGAAACAGTCTGTATTCCTAGTGCATGCAAAGGGCTAACC GTTCAAGGCAAGTTATATTTTAGGATTGATCCACTTGGGGAGGGAGCTAAGTGGCGTCGATCATTTGGACAGGAGATATACTCTCCACTTCTTCTAGCCTTCAGCGAGCAG GACGGAGATGAGATGACCAATTTTAAAGTTCCAACCTTTACAGGAATTGATCCTTCCTATAGTTTACCTGATAATGTGGCATTGATAACTCTCCAG GAGCTTGCAAATGGAGAAGTTTTAATTCGCTTGGCTCATTTATACgag GTTGGAGAAGACAAGGACCTATCAGTACCAGCAAGGGTGGAGTTGAAAAAGTTATTTCCCAATAAACAG ATTATTCAAATTACAGAAACAAGCTTATCTGCTAACCAGAAGAGGGAAGACATGGAAAAGAAAAGACTAGTTTGGTCAGCAGAAGGTTCAACTCATAAATCCCAAAGGGTTTCAAGAGGGGGACCTGTTGATCCCATTAAGTTGGTGGTCGAGCTAGCTCCAATGGAAATCCGCACCTTCTTGATCAACTTCAGCAAAAAGTTGTCAACTCTGTGA